The Streptomyces sp. 11x1 genomic sequence GACTGCTCCACGTTCAGCGCCTGCGCCCGGAGGTGCTCGTACATCACGGTGTACTTCTGCACGTCGTGCGGTTTCTCCAGGTAGAGGTCGCTGGTCACCCCTTCGATGTACACCACGCTCGAATCGGCCGCGTCGACGAACTCCAGGATGGCGTACTGGCCGTTGATGCCCGGATGGGCCCCGACCTCGAACGGCAGCACCTGCACCGTGACATGGGGCACCTGGGACAACTCGATGAGGTGCTCCAGCTGTTCACGCATCACCGACCGGGATCCCACCACCCGGCGCAGGGCCGCCTCGTCCAGCACCGTCCACAGCCGCAGCGGGTTGGTGTCGGTGGTGACACGGTCCTGGCGCCGTATGCGCACCTCGACGCGCTTCTCGATCTCGGTCGCCGACGTCTCGGGCAGCGCGCCCCTGATGATGGCCTCGGCGTACGGACGGCTCTGCAGCAGCCCGGGGACGACCTGGGGGTCGTACACCCGCAGCGACTCCGCGTCGGTCTCCAGGCCGATGTAGACGCTGTACGGTACGTCCCCGAAGGCGTGCCACCAGCCCTGCTGGCGGGAGTCCTTGGCCATCTGCATCAGGGAGTCGACGACTCTCTGGTCCTCGACCTCGTAGACCCCGCAGAGGTCGCGTACGTCGCGCTGGCTGATGGAGCGACGGCCGTTCTCCAGGCGGCTGATCTTCGACTGGGAGACCAGCAGTCGCTCGGCGACCTCTTCGGCGGTCATACCCTTGAGCTCGCGGAGCCGACGCAGCTCCTGGCCCAACCGGCGTCGCCTGACGGTGGGATTGACATTGGACGCCACGGGACGTGCACCTCCGGCTGCGTGCCTCTACTTTGCGTATCTGCTGCTGAGCAGATTGCCACCAAGGTGCTGAGTACCGCTGGAAAACAGCGGATATGCGCTGTGCACGCGCCGTTTGCGTCGGTGTTTTCCCGCCGTGGAGGGATCTCCGCCGGACGTTTGTCGGATCTCCCGAGGGCGGCACGCGAGTCGGGCACGAGGACGCGACGCGAGACTGGGCGCGGACATGCGGTCGCGCGGGGCGTGCGCGGCCGTTTGCGCGGTCGCACACGCCCCGCGCGAACCGGCGGCTCCCGAACGGGTTCTGGGTCCCTGCGAGCGGTCCGGTGCCGGCGATGCACGTGATGCGGGTGGTGCTGGTGCTGGTGCTGGTGCTGGTGCTGGTGCTGCGTAGTACGTGGTGCGTGCGTGGTGCCGTGCGTGCGTGGGGCACGTGGTGCGGTGGGAGGTCTGGACCCGCGGCTCTGGGTCCTGCTCCCACCCGCACCTCGGTACCTCAGCGCGTGGTTCGGTTGGATCTCAGTGCGCCACCACGCGGGCCATCGAGCCTCGGCGCGGCTGCATCGGAAGACCGCGTGCGGGCTCCGGTGCGGGCGGCCTGGCGCCGGGGGCGGCCTGACGGCCGGTCGGTGCCGGGCTGCGACGCGGCTGTGCGCCCACGCCGTTCTGCACGTCCATGACGGCGTGGGCCACCAGGCCACCCATGGGGTCGTGCCGGATCAGGTCCCGCAGCCGGGAGCGGGACGAGCGTCCCTCGTTCCCCGGATACAGGTGCTTGCCGAGGCCGACCGCGTGCGCCAGGGCGGCGAGCGCCGCGGTCCGTGGGTCCGGCGGTACGCCGGTGCGGATCGCGGAATCCAGCCGGGCTCGGATCTCCCGGCTGATCTCGGTCTGACTCGCCTGGTAGCGA encodes the following:
- a CDS encoding GPP34 family phosphoprotein; amino-acid sequence: MGRSRRTLPEELLLLALDPATGTTAQPQSLDLGLAGAQLVELALAGRIAPDGDRIAVVSPRPTGDPTLDCALELLRRRGAPVRAVHWIGGPRLGLRQIYLSHLERCGMVHAVAGQMCGVLPTTRYQASQTEISREIRARLDSAIRTGVPPDPRTAALAALAHAVGLGKHLYPGNEGRSSRSRLRDLIRHDPMGGLVAHAVMDVQNGVGAQPRRSPAPTGRQAAPGARPPAPEPARGLPMQPRRGSMARVVAH
- a CDS encoding helix-turn-helix transcriptional regulator; translated protein: MASNVNPTVRRRRLGQELRRLRELKGMTAEEVAERLLVSQSKISRLENGRRSISQRDVRDLCGVYEVEDQRVVDSLMQMAKDSRQQGWWHAFGDVPYSVYIGLETDAESLRVYDPQVVPGLLQSRPYAEAIIRGALPETSATEIEKRVEVRIRRQDRVTTDTNPLRLWTVLDEAALRRVVGSRSVMREQLEHLIELSQVPHVTVQVLPFEVGAHPGINGQYAILEFVDAADSSVVYIEGVTSDLYLEKPHDVQKYTVMYEHLRAQALNVEQSRQFIENVAKEYAR